Proteins encoded in a region of the Zea mays cultivar B73 chromosome 2, Zm-B73-REFERENCE-NAM-5.0, whole genome shotgun sequence genome:
- the LOC100281886 gene encoding thiol protease SEN102 precursor, whose amino-acid sequence MASSSKGSLPCVLLLLAVFHHGCSSARAHRRAGDMERSMSTDDSSMIERFQRWKAAYNKSYATVAEERRRFRVCARNMAYIEATNAEAEAAGLTYELGETAYTDLTNQEFMAMYTAPAPAQLPADESVITTRAGPVDAVGGAPGQLPVYVNLSTSAPASVDWRASGAVTPVKNQGRCGSCWAFSTVAVVEGIYQIRTGKLVSLSEQELVDCDTLDDGCDGGISYRALRWIASNGGITTETDYPYTGTTDACNRAKLSHNAVSIAGLRRVATRSEASLANAVAGQPVAVSIEAGGDNFQHYKKGVYNGPCGTNLNHGVTVVGYGQEAAGGDRYWIVKNSWGQGWGDDGYIRMKKDVAGKPEGLCGIAIRPSYPLM is encoded by the exons ATGGCGTCCTCCTCCAAAGGGTCGCTGCCATGCGTGCTCCTCCTCCTCGCTGTCTTCCACCACGGCTGCTCGTCGGCGAGGGCCCACAGACGTGCCGGCGACATGGAGAGGAGCATGAGCACCGACGACAGCTCGATGATAGAGCGGTTCCAGCGGTGGAAGGCGGCGTACAACAAGTCCTACGCCACGGTCGCCGAGGAGCGGCGGCGGTTCCGGGTGTGCGCGCGCAACATGGCGTACATCGAGGCCACCAACGCCGAGGCCGAGGCGGCGGGGCTCACGTACGAGCTCGGCGAGACGGCCTACACCGACCTCACCAACCAGGAGTTCATGGCCATGTACACGGCGCCCGCGCCGGCGCAGCTGCCCGCGGACGAGTCGGTGATCACCACGCGCGCGGGGCCGGTTGACGCCGTCGGGGGCGCGCCGGGCCAGCTGCCGGTGTACGTGAACCTGTCCACCTCCgcgccggcgagcgtggactggcgagCCAGCGGCGCCGTGACGCcggtgaagaaccaaggccgatgTG GGTCATGCTGGGCCTTCTCGACGGTGGCGGTGGTCGAAGGCATCTACCAGATCCGGACGGGGAAGCTGGTGTCCCTGTCGGAGCAGGAGCTGGTGGACTGCGACACGCTGGACGACGGCTGCGACGGCGGCATCAGCTACCGCGCTCTGCGGTGGATCGCCTCCAACGGCGGCATCACCACGGAGACCGACTACCCGTACACGGGCACCACGGACGCTTGCAACAGGGCCAAGCTCTCCCACAACGCGGTCAGCATCGCCGGGCTCCGGCGCGTTGCCACCCGGAGCGAGGCGTCGCTGGCCAACGCCGTGGCGGGGCAGCCCGTGGCCGTGTCCATCGAGGCCGGCGGCGACAACTTCCAGCACTACAAGAAGGGAGTGTACAACGGGCCCTGCGGGACCAACCTCAACCACGGCGTCACCGTCGTCGGCTACGGCCAGGAGGCGGCCGGCGGCGACAGGTACTGGATCGTCAAGAACTCGTGGGGGCAGGGGTGGGGCGACGACGGATACATCAGGATGAAGAAAGACGTCGCCGGCAAGCCGGAGGGGCTCTGCGGCATCGCCATCCGCCCGTCCTATCCACTAATGTGA
- the LOC100274532 gene encoding Lecithin-cholesterol acyltransferase-like 1 precursor: MASSLLQQLLSLLLLLLPSPLRLREHLSGNHAVSANNFHPIFLVAGVSCSDLEARLTEEYRPSVPHCGAMKGKGWFGLWKNSSELLSRDYVQCFEEQMSLVYDPAINEYRNLAGVETRVPNFGSTRAFSHKNPLKSDWCLGKLRAALEDMGYRDGDTMFGAPYDFRYAPPSPGQTSEVYSRYFKELMELVEAASERTRKKAVILGHSFGGMVALEFVRNTPPAWRREHIERLVLVAPTLPGGFLEPVRNFASGTDILYVPATTPLATRAMWRSFESAIVNFPSPAVFGRLQAPLVVTRERNYSASAHDMERFLAAVGSGEAAEPFRRRAVPKMGSFAAPMVPMTYISGVGNRTPLRLVFWGEDFDAAPEVAAYGDGDGKINLISVLAFEKEMRRQPEQKKQFKSIKINKAQHSTIVTDDFALHRVIQEIVEANNQKIPS, translated from the exons ATGGCTAGTTCTCTACTTCAGCAGCTGCTGTCTCTGCTGCTGCTCCTGCTGCCCTCTCCTCTTCGTCTCCGGGAGCATCTATCAGGAAACCATGCTGTCAGCGCCAACAACTTCCACCCCATCTTTCTGGTAGCTGGGGTGAGCTGCAGCGACCTGGAGGCACGCCTCACCGAGGAGTACCGGCCGTCGGTGCCGCACTGCGGCGCCATGAAGGGGAAGGGGTGGTTCGGTCTGTGGAAGAACAGTTCGGAGCTGCTGTCTCGTGACTACGTGCAGTGCTTCGAGGAGCAGATGAGCCTCGTCTACGACCCTGCCATCAACGAGTACCGGAACCTCGCCGGCGTCGAGACGCGAGTGCCCAACTTCGGCTCCACAAGAGCCTTCAGCCACAAGAACCCCCTCAAGTC AGACTGGTGCCTCGGAAAGCTGAGAGCCGCACTGGAAGACATGGGATACCGagacggagacaccatgttcggagcCCCCTACGACTTCCGCTACGCGCCGCCGTCCCCCGGCCAGACGTCCGAGGTGTACTCCCGCTACTTCAAGGAGCTGATGGAGCTGGTCGAGGCCGCGAGCGAGAGGACCCGGAAGAAGGCCGTCATCCTCGGCCACAGCTTCGGCGGCATGGTCGCGCTCGAGTTCGTCCGGAACACTCCGCCGGCGTGGCGGCGCGAGCACATCGAGCGCCTCGTCCTGGTCGCGCCGACGCTCCCCGGCGGGTTCCTGGAGCCGGTGCGCAACTTCGCGTCCGGGACGGACATCCTCTACGTGCCAGCGACGACGCCGCTGGCCACGCGAGCCATGTGGAGGAGCTTCGAGAGCGCCATCGTGAACTTCCCGTCGCCGGCCGTGTTCGGGCGCCTGCAGGCGCCGCTCGTGGTCACCAGGGAGCGGAACTACTCCGCGTCCGCGCACGACATGGAGCGCTTCCTCGCCGCCGTCGGCTCCGGCGAGGCCGCGGAGCCCTTCAGGAGACGGGCCGTCCCCAAGATGGGCAGCTTCGCGGCGCCGATGGTGCCCATGACGTACATCAGCGGGGTCGGCAACAGGACGCCGCTGCGGCTGGTGTTCTGGGGCGAAGACTTCGACGCGGCCCCGGAGGTGGCGGCGTACGGGGACGGAGATGGCAAGATCAATTTGATCAGCGTCTTGGCGTTTGAGAAGGAGATGCGTCGGCAGCCGGAGCAGAAGAAGCAGTTCAAATCCATCAAGATCAATAAGGCCCAGCATTCTACGATCGTCACGGATGATTTTGCCCTGCACAGGGTCATTCAAGAAATTGTTGAGGCCAATAATCAGAAGATTCCATCCTAA